A single window of Synechococcus sp. CBW1004 DNA harbors:
- a CDS encoding twin-arginine translocation pathway signal, translated as MEGPRRADPARLVSRRGSGEEAPPLNRRRAQAVATYGPAMAVSPLPRRQLLQLGAAALPLLLGGCRQDRHRLAASRRDLPALWTARLPRDWTLQTLEEPAAVSRSVLGAATARPDLAQLWDGWATALPASVLQPFGAPELLSRLAPLAGPVSRLFAPEGAPALAFPWAVDPWVLLLRDRPDLARRHEEGWGLLLDPSLRGRLVMPSSPRLTISLVEADPQRLRQLRRATLANDERDGLSLLLTGEAEAMVLPRRRAVPLLRSDPRLAVVLPVQGAPLGWNLLLRPAGSSAPSPLTWLEAALQPPLLPRLLAAGWVPPLPRPQLEAAAASLPGEQRQLLVPPDAVLQRCWSLPPLTEQERRNLQQLWDEAAPSPP; from the coding sequence ATGGAAGGACCCCGCCGAGCGGATCCAGCCCGGCTGGTGAGCCGCCGCGGCTCCGGTGAGGAAGCGCCGCCGCTGAACCGACGGCGCGCCCAGGCCGTGGCGACCTACGGTCCGGCGATGGCCGTTTCCCCCCTGCCCCGCCGCCAGCTGCTCCAGCTGGGAGCCGCAGCTCTGCCGCTGCTGCTGGGCGGCTGCCGTCAGGACCGCCATCGCCTGGCGGCAAGCCGCAGGGACCTGCCGGCGCTGTGGACGGCTCGGCTGCCGCGCGACTGGACCCTGCAGACCCTGGAGGAGCCGGCGGCGGTCAGCCGCAGCGTGCTTGGCGCGGCGACAGCACGTCCGGATCTGGCGCAGCTCTGGGATGGCTGGGCCACCGCCCTGCCCGCCTCCGTGCTTCAGCCGTTCGGCGCACCCGAGCTGCTGAGCCGCCTGGCCCCCCTGGCGGGCCCGGTCAGCCGCCTGTTCGCTCCGGAAGGCGCCCCGGCTCTGGCCTTCCCGTGGGCGGTGGATCCATGGGTGCTGCTGCTGCGCGACCGCCCCGACCTGGCCCGGCGCCATGAGGAGGGCTGGGGCCTGCTGCTGGACCCCAGCCTGCGCGGACGGCTCGTGATGCCCTCCAGCCCGCGCCTGACGATCTCGCTGGTGGAGGCAGACCCCCAGAGACTGCGCCAGCTGCGCCGCGCCACCCTGGCCAATGACGAGCGCGACGGCCTCAGCCTGCTGCTCACAGGGGAAGCAGAGGCCATGGTGCTGCCGCGCCGCCGGGCGGTGCCACTGCTGCGCAGTGATCCACGCCTGGCCGTGGTGCTGCCGGTCCAGGGTGCCCCTCTGGGCTGGAATCTGCTGCTGCGACCCGCCGGCTCCTCGGCACCATCTCCCCTGACCTGGCTGGAGGCGGCACTGCAGCCCCCCCTGTTGCCGCGCCTGCTGGCCGCAGGCTGGGTGCCCCCTTTGCCAAGGCCGCAGCTGGAGGCTGCGGCCGCTTCCCTGCCGGGCGAGCAACGGCAGCTGCTGGTCCCGCCCGATGCCGTGCTGCAGCGCTGCTGGAGCCTCCCGCCGCTGACGGAGCAGGAACGCCGGAACCTGCAACAGCTCTGGGATGAAGCGGCACCATCCCCGCCCTGA
- a CDS encoding aldo/keto reductase → MRALDSPAQMAAVLDAAVCAGINHVETAPAYGPAEVFLGAALQRLAQRDLIGRRALVLTSKLLPGTAVESAREQLRALLARLAIPRLDNLAVHGLNTPEHLEWTLRGDGRELLAWAEGEGLVGQVGFSSHGATALIEEALVSGRFRFCSLHLHLFDQERLPLARAALTQGIGVMAISPADKGGRLYDPPAELLADCAPFHPLELAYRFLLDQGISTLTLGAAQPADLAWARAITATPAAPGAWLSPEQRLALERLAAAGRERLGESLCGQCRRCLPCPNGVPIPSLLRLRNLAVGHGMVPFTSERYSLIGRAGHWWEQVDASACQRCGDCLPRCPLQLPIPELLADTHRLLAAPPRRRLWG, encoded by the coding sequence ATGCGGGCGCTGGACAGTCCAGCGCAGATGGCGGCGGTGCTCGACGCTGCCGTCTGCGCAGGCATCAACCACGTCGAGACCGCCCCTGCCTACGGCCCTGCGGAGGTCTTTCTCGGTGCTGCCCTGCAGCGACTGGCCCAGCGCGATCTGATCGGCCGGCGCGCTCTGGTGCTCACCAGCAAGCTGCTGCCCGGCACGGCCGTGGAGTCGGCGCGCGAGCAGCTGCGGGCCCTGCTGGCCAGGCTCGCGATCCCCCGCCTCGACAACCTGGCCGTGCATGGCCTCAACACTCCGGAGCACCTGGAGTGGACATTGCGGGGCGATGGCCGCGAGCTGCTCGCCTGGGCCGAAGGCGAGGGGCTGGTGGGCCAGGTGGGCTTCTCCAGCCACGGCGCCACGGCCCTGATCGAGGAAGCGCTGGTCTCCGGGCGCTTCCGCTTCTGCAGCCTGCATCTGCATCTGTTCGACCAGGAACGGCTGCCCCTGGCCCGTGCCGCGCTGACGCAGGGCATCGGCGTGATGGCGATCTCCCCGGCCGACAAGGGGGGGCGTCTCTACGACCCTCCGGCGGAGCTGCTGGCCGACTGCGCTCCCTTCCATCCCCTCGAACTGGCCTACCGATTCCTGCTGGATCAGGGGATCTCCACCCTCACCCTGGGTGCGGCCCAGCCCGCCGATCTGGCCTGGGCCCGGGCAATCACGGCCACTCCTGCCGCGCCAGGGGCCTGGCTGAGCCCGGAGCAGCGCCTCGCCCTGGAGCGTCTCGCGGCGGCCGGCCGCGAGCGGTTGGGGGAGAGCCTCTGCGGCCAGTGCCGCCGGTGCCTCCCCTGCCCGAACGGGGTGCCGATCCCGTCGCTGCTGCGGCTGCGCAATCTCGCGGTGGGGCATGGCATGGTGCCGTTCACCAGCGAGCGCTACAGCCTGATCGGCCGTGCCGGTCACTGGTGGGAGCAGGTCGATGCCAGCGCCTGTCAGCGGTGTGGCGACTGCCTGCCGCGCTGTCCGCTGCAGCTGCCGATTCCCGAGCTGCTGGCCGACACCCATCGCCTCCTGGCGGCACCGCCCCGGCGACGTCTCTGGGGGTGA
- a CDS encoding bifunctional nuclease family protein has protein sequence MVEMRVAGIALDAASRSPIVLLRDPSGRRQVPIWIDQAQAHNILAGLDHERPPRPLSHDLMVSLLEAGGLTLERVIIHTIEENTFRAVLKLRNAADEPQELDARPSDAIALALRTGSGIWMLEEVVADASMPVDAEADAEEEEDFRRFLERTSPAELIRHLRSSGGAEAGPDVDAEPGSGGQEPPGGEEGESGAPDVS, from the coding sequence ATGGTCGAGATGCGGGTGGCGGGAATCGCCCTGGATGCAGCGAGCCGCAGTCCGATCGTGCTGCTGCGCGACCCCTCCGGGCGCCGTCAGGTGCCGATCTGGATCGATCAGGCCCAGGCCCACAATATCCTCGCCGGGCTCGACCATGAGCGCCCCCCCCGCCCCCTCAGCCACGATCTGATGGTCAGCCTGCTGGAGGCCGGTGGGCTCACGCTGGAGCGGGTGATCATTCACACGATCGAGGAGAACACCTTCCGGGCCGTGCTCAAGCTGCGCAATGCGGCTGATGAGCCGCAGGAGCTGGATGCCCGCCCCAGCGATGCCATCGCCCTGGCCCTGCGCACCGGCAGCGGCATCTGGATGCTGGAGGAGGTGGTGGCGGACGCCTCGATGCCCGTCGATGCCGAGGCCGATGCCGAGGAGGAGGAGGACTTCCGCCGCTTCCTCGAACGCACCAGCCCCGCCGAGCTGATCCGGCATCTGCGCAGCAGCGGCGGAGCTGAGGCCGGACCGGATGTCGATGCCGAACCCGGCTCCGGCGGTCAGGAGCCGCCCGGTGGAGAGGAGGGGGAGAGCGGTGCCCCGGACGTGTCCTGA
- a CDS encoding riboflavin synthase has translation MFTGLVRALGHLERCTGGVRVRLETSGALGAIALGDSIAVDGICLTVAECLPAGDGGVAGFRADVSEETLRRSALAQRAAAGSRVNLEPALRLADRLGGHLVSGHVDGLGVVREIRREAGSWRLGLAWRDPSFGRYICSKASVAVDGISLTVAGCEPDGGAFWIAVIPHTWASTTLTDRREGDAVNLEADLLAKYAERLLADRLKGAETSAGEGDLSAGWLAEHGWGS, from the coding sequence ATGTTCACCGGTCTGGTGCGGGCTCTCGGGCACCTCGAACGCTGCACCGGTGGCGTGCGGGTGCGGCTGGAGACCAGCGGCGCACTCGGAGCGATCGCGCTGGGGGACAGCATCGCGGTCGATGGCATCTGCCTGACCGTGGCCGAATGCCTTCCGGCGGGGGATGGCGGGGTGGCCGGCTTCCGGGCCGATGTGAGTGAGGAGACGCTGCGGCGCAGCGCCCTGGCGCAGCGGGCCGCCGCCGGCAGCCGCGTCAATCTCGAACCCGCCCTGCGCCTGGCCGACCGGCTCGGTGGCCATCTGGTCAGCGGCCATGTCGATGGACTGGGGGTCGTGAGGGAGATCCGCCGCGAGGCGGGCTCCTGGCGGCTGGGCCTGGCCTGGCGCGATCCCTCCTTCGGCCGCTACATCTGTTCCAAGGCCTCGGTGGCGGTGGACGGCATCAGCCTGACCGTGGCGGGCTGCGAGCCGGATGGCGGCGCGTTCTGGATCGCGGTGATCCCCCACACGTGGGCGAGCACGACCCTCACGGATCGCCGCGAAGGCGATGCGGTGAACCTGGAGGCCGACCTGCTGGCCAAGTACGCCGAACGGCTGCTCGCCGATCGCCTGAAAGGAGCTGAGACCAGCGCAGGGGAAGGGGATCTGTCCGCCGGCTGGCTGGCGGAGCACGGCTGGGGCAGCTGA
- a CDS encoding DUF308 domain-containing protein, with protein sequence MNAELPDPRANAEDTLAGLTLAEGILLLVLGVLALACPVLASKWIAAMLGIAFLVGGLVSWVSTLARASRLQKLVCFWRLVVATLFVITGSWIVTQIASGPEGAARQVASLALALGVVFLVEGLVACVVALGNRQVRGWGWGLTNGIVTLILGLLILTMKPLALMGVLGLLVGISFLFSGIDLLVFSASFHRRSS encoded by the coding sequence ATGAACGCCGAACTCCCAGACCCGAGGGCCAACGCCGAAGACACCCTGGCCGGCCTCACCCTGGCCGAGGGCATCCTGCTGCTGGTGCTCGGGGTGCTGGCGCTCGCCTGCCCGGTGCTGGCCTCGAAATGGATCGCCGCGATGCTCGGGATCGCCTTCCTGGTCGGTGGACTGGTCAGCTGGGTGAGCACCCTGGCTCGCGCCAGCCGACTGCAGAAGCTGGTGTGCTTCTGGCGGCTGGTGGTGGCCACCCTGTTCGTGATCACCGGCTCCTGGATCGTCACCCAGATCGCCTCCGGTCCGGAGGGCGCGGCCCGACAGGTGGCCAGCCTTGCCCTGGCTCTGGGGGTGGTGTTCCTGGTCGAGGGGCTCGTGGCCTGCGTTGTCGCCCTGGGCAACCGTCAGGTCAGAGGCTGGGGCTGGGGACTCACCAACGGCATTGTCACCCTGATCCTCGGCCTGCTGATCCTGACAATGAAGCCGCTTGCCCTGATGGGGGTCCTGGGTCTGCTGGTGGGCATCAGCTTCCTGTTCAGCGGCATCGATCTGCTGGTGTTCAGCGCCAGCTTCCACCGCCGCAGTTCCTGA
- a CDS encoding AbrB family transcriptional regulator, whose protein sequence is MLEGKALLDKARSLSNRPEDQIARACGYVGPSGRVLKKSFYRALVAAKGYTLPSTLAGGGFSKGRQAEFRTRVHGNGNLLIGQAYTRRMGLEPGQEFRIEIHHETGAIWLLPLEDNGSQD, encoded by the coding sequence ATGCTTGAAGGCAAGGCCCTGCTCGACAAGGCACGCTCCCTGAGCAATCGTCCCGAGGACCAGATCGCCCGGGCCTGCGGGTACGTCGGCCCCAGCGGCCGGGTGCTCAAGAAGAGCTTCTACAGGGCCCTGGTCGCGGCCAAGGGCTACACCCTCCCCAGCACCCTGGCCGGGGGAGGCTTCAGCAAGGGGCGCCAGGCCGAGTTCCGCACCCGTGTGCACGGCAATGGCAATCTGTTGATCGGGCAGGCCTACACCCGTCGCATGGGTCTGGAACCTGGCCAGGAGTTCCGCATCGAGATCCACCACGAGACAGGCGCCATCTGGCTGCTCCCGCTCGAGGACAACGGATCTCAGGACTGA
- a CDS encoding cytochrome c oxidase subunit 3, translated as MFGLATFLMADAMTFAGFFAAYLTFRAVNPLPEGANFDRELLLPTINTVLLLVSSLTFHRAGSALRRGESSGCRTWLLLTVGLGAAFLAGQMVEYFNLPFGLTDNLFASTFYALTGFHGLHVTLGVICILIVWWQARPGGRLTASEHFGLEAAELYWHFVDGIWVVLYGILYLL; from the coding sequence ATGTTCGGCCTCGCCACCTTCCTGATGGCCGACGCGATGACCTTTGCCGGCTTCTTCGCGGCCTATCTCACCTTCCGCGCGGTCAATCCGCTCCCCGAGGGCGCCAATTTCGATCGGGAGCTGCTGCTGCCCACGATCAACACCGTTCTGCTGCTGGTCAGCAGCCTCACCTTCCATCGGGCCGGATCGGCGTTGCGGCGTGGGGAGTCCTCGGGCTGCCGCACCTGGCTGCTCCTGACCGTCGGCCTCGGGGCTGCCTTCCTGGCCGGTCAGATGGTGGAGTATTTCAACCTTCCCTTCGGGCTCACCGACAACCTCTTCGCCAGTACCTTCTACGCACTCACCGGTTTCCACGGCCTGCACGTCACGCTTGGTGTGATCTGCATCCTGATCGTCTGGTGGCAGGCGCGGCCAGGTGGTCGTCTCACTGCCTCCGAGCACTTCGGCCTTGAGGCAGCTGAGCTCTACTGGCACTTTGTCGATGGGATCTGGGTTGTCCTCTACGGCATCCTTTATCTGCTCTGA
- the ctaD gene encoding cytochrome c oxidase subunit I — MTVATPGSFEGPGLQPQGWLRYFSFSLDHKVIGLQYLVTGFLFYFLGGALAGVIRTELASPISDFVSRDTYNEVLTLHGTVMIFLWIVPVVNGAFGNYLIPFYVGARDMAFPRLNAVAFWLIPPAGLLLISSYFLAGGAAQSGWTAYPPLSLTTPALGQVIWILSVLLLGGSSIFGAINFIATILKLRRPGLKMMQLPMYCWAMLGTSILAVLSTPVLAGTLVLLSFDIIAHTGFFNPALGGNVVVYQHLFWFYSHPAVYIMVLPAFGLVSEILPVHARKPLFGYTTMVYSIMGIVVLGLIVWAHHMFTSGTPPWMRLFFTIATSFIAVPTGIKFFNWLATLWGGKLALNSAMLFSCAFIVNFVFGGITGVALAQVPFDIHVHDTYFVVGHFHYIVYGGTVFVIFASIYHWYPKFTGRMLNESLGRLHFLLTFIGFNLCFAPQHWLGLNGMPRRVAEYDPSFTTLNQVSSVGALLMALSTLPFLINVIVSAFNGAVAGDNPWKARTPEWLTTSPPPVENWIGAAPLVEHPYGYGETAAALDIRAASAEQIWSGDQR, encoded by the coding sequence ATGACCGTCGCCACTCCCGGCAGCTTCGAAGGCCCAGGCCTGCAGCCGCAGGGCTGGCTGCGTTACTTCAGTTTCAGCCTCGATCACAAGGTGATCGGCCTTCAGTATCTGGTCACCGGCTTTCTCTTCTATTTCCTCGGTGGTGCGCTGGCCGGTGTGATCCGCACGGAGCTGGCGAGTCCGATCAGTGATTTCGTCAGCCGCGACACCTACAACGAGGTGCTCACCCTCCACGGCACGGTGATGATCTTCCTGTGGATCGTGCCGGTGGTCAACGGTGCTTTCGGCAACTATCTGATCCCGTTCTATGTCGGCGCCCGGGACATGGCCTTCCCGAGGCTCAATGCCGTCGCCTTCTGGCTGATTCCTCCTGCCGGGCTGCTGCTGATCAGCAGCTATTTCCTGGCGGGCGGAGCCGCCCAGTCCGGCTGGACGGCCTATCCACCGCTGAGCCTGACCACGCCGGCGCTGGGTCAGGTGATCTGGATTCTGAGTGTGCTGCTGCTCGGCGGCAGCTCGATCTTCGGCGCGATCAACTTCATCGCCACCATCCTCAAGCTGCGGCGTCCTGGCCTGAAGATGATGCAGCTGCCGATGTACTGCTGGGCCATGCTCGGCACCAGCATCCTGGCCGTGCTGTCGACGCCGGTTCTGGCCGGCACGCTGGTGCTGCTGAGCTTTGACATCATCGCCCACACCGGTTTCTTCAATCCGGCGCTAGGCGGCAATGTGGTGGTCTATCAGCACCTGTTCTGGTTCTATTCACACCCAGCCGTCTACATCATGGTCCTGCCCGCCTTCGGGCTGGTCAGTGAGATCCTGCCGGTGCATGCCCGCAAGCCGCTGTTCGGCTACACGACGATGGTCTACTCCATCATGGGCATCGTCGTGCTGGGCCTGATCGTCTGGGCGCATCACATGTTCACCAGCGGCACGCCGCCGTGGATGCGCCTGTTCTTCACGATCGCCACCTCCTTCATTGCCGTTCCAACGGGCATCAAATTCTTCAACTGGCTGGCCACACTCTGGGGCGGCAAGCTGGCACTGAACAGCGCGATGCTGTTTTCCTGTGCCTTCATCGTCAATTTCGTGTTCGGTGGCATCACCGGTGTCGCCCTTGCCCAGGTGCCGTTCGACATCCACGTGCATGACACCTACTTCGTGGTCGGGCACTTCCATTACATCGTCTACGGCGGCACGGTCTTCGTGATCTTCGCTTCCATCTATCACTGGTATCCCAAGTTCACCGGCCGCATGCTGAATGAATCCCTTGGCCGGCTTCATTTCCTGCTCACCTTCATCGGCTTCAACCTCTGCTTTGCTCCCCAGCACTGGCTGGGTCTCAACGGAATGCCGCGCCGCGTCGCTGAGTACGACCCCAGCTTCACCACCCTCAACCAGGTCAGCAGCGTCGGTGCCTTGCTGATGGCCCTGAGCACCCTGCCCTTCCTGATCAATGTGATCGTCAGCGCTTTCAACGGCGCTGTCGCCGGCGACAATCCCTGGAAGGCGCGTACGCCTGAATGGCTCACCACTTCACCGCCCCCGGTCGAGAACTGGATCGGTGCCGCGCCCCTGGTGGAGCATCCCTACGGTTATGGCGAAACCGCCGCGGCGCTCGACATCCGTGCCGCCAGCGCCGAACAGATCTGGAGCGGAGATCAGCGATGA
- a CDS encoding cytochrome c oxidase subunit II, with protein sequence MAIPSSLITLLLGMALVLIGFWVGQNVNLLPLDASSNAPVYDDLFRVLFVIGTILFIGIVGLVVFSLIRFRRRQGDDGDGLPIEGNLPLEIVWTAIPAIVVLFVGIYSYDIYERMGGMAPLNDHSAHMAHQVQAMAAQQASVSASEGGEEPRVWGGIGLLDPGEVALPVDVTAMQFAFLFHYPGSDIISGELHVPSDRPVELRMEAKDVIHAFWVPQFRLKQDVIPGQTTVLTFTPTKPGSYPIVCAELCGPYHGGMRSTVVVHEPDEFDAWVQRNAPAPPPPATVASAAPIAPVA encoded by the coding sequence ATGGCGATCCCCTCCTCCCTGATCACCCTGCTGCTGGGGATGGCCCTGGTGCTGATCGGTTTCTGGGTGGGGCAGAACGTGAATCTGCTGCCACTGGATGCCAGCAGCAACGCCCCTGTCTACGACGATCTGTTCCGGGTGCTGTTCGTCATCGGCACCATCCTCTTCATCGGCATTGTCGGGCTGGTGGTGTTCAGCCTGATCCGTTTCCGTCGTCGGCAGGGCGATGACGGTGACGGCCTGCCGATCGAGGGCAATCTGCCCCTGGAAATCGTCTGGACGGCCATCCCGGCCATCGTTGTGCTGTTCGTCGGTATCTACAGCTACGACATCTATGAGCGCATGGGGGGGATGGCTCCCCTCAATGATCACTCCGCCCACATGGCTCATCAGGTGCAGGCGATGGCCGCTCAGCAGGCCTCCGTCTCCGCGTCCGAGGGTGGGGAAGAGCCCCGCGTCTGGGGCGGGATCGGACTGCTGGATCCGGGTGAGGTGGCGCTGCCTGTCGACGTCACCGCCATGCAGTTCGCCTTCCTGTTCCACTATCCCGGTTCGGACATCATCAGCGGTGAACTTCACGTCCCCAGTGACAGGCCCGTGGAGTTGCGCATGGAGGCCAAGGATGTGATTCATGCCTTCTGGGTGCCCCAGTTCCGGCTCAAGCAGGACGTGATCCCCGGCCAGACCACCGTGCTCACCTTCACGCCCACCAAGCCCGGCAGCTATCCGATCGTCTGCGCAGAGCTGTGCGGCCCTTATCACGGAGGGATGCGCTCCACCGTTGTGGTGCATGAGCCCGATGAGTTCGATGCCTGGGTGCAGCGCAACGCCCCGGCCCCCCCGCCACCGGCGACCGTGGCCAGCGCTGCGCCCATCGCTCCCGTGGCCTGA
- a CDS encoding heme A synthase, with the protein MDFAPAGTSQAHVTAPPTGDSLTAAPAGVRRALTLLSSHLVVAVVALVVIGGATRVMEAGLACPDWPLCYGALLPGRQMNLQVFLEWFHRLDAFLVGLALIALLAVSLRWAAVLPRWLPWLSGLALLLVAAQGALGALTVIQLLAAGTVTAHLATALLLLLVLSSLHQLLTAPVAAVRPPLWWALLCGLATLLLLGQCVLGASMASQWAADLCLQAGEGCRWLLAHRLGAYPAALAILTLAVGSLFTGPAAPGPRPLALTSGLLVMAQVVLGVQTLRLQLQVPAVTIAHQLLAGLLVALLGALLGRCLLGLAPLRQPTLEAVHG; encoded by the coding sequence GTGGACTTCGCACCGGCAGGCACGTCTCAGGCGCATGTCACAGCGCCTCCCACCGGGGACAGCCTGACCGCGGCCCCGGCCGGAGTCCGCCGGGCGCTGACCCTGCTCAGCTCCCATCTGGTCGTCGCCGTGGTGGCGCTTGTGGTCATCGGCGGAGCCACCCGGGTGATGGAGGCGGGCCTGGCCTGCCCTGACTGGCCCCTCTGCTATGGGGCCCTGCTGCCAGGCCGCCAGATGAACCTGCAGGTCTTCCTCGAGTGGTTCCACCGGCTCGACGCCTTTCTCGTGGGGCTGGCACTGATCGCTCTCCTGGCCGTCAGCCTGCGCTGGGCCGCCGTTCTGCCCCGGTGGCTGCCCTGGCTCAGTGGCCTGGCTCTCCTGCTGGTGGCCGCTCAGGGTGCCCTGGGCGCCCTGACTGTGATCCAGCTGCTGGCGGCCGGCACCGTCACCGCCCATCTGGCCACGGCGCTGCTGCTTCTGCTGGTGCTCAGCAGCCTGCATCAGCTGCTGACAGCACCGGTTGCGGCTGTCAGACCACCGCTGTGGTGGGCTCTGCTGTGTGGGCTCGCAACCCTGTTGCTGCTCGGCCAGTGCGTGCTGGGAGCCTCGATGGCCAGCCAATGGGCCGCTGATCTGTGCCTGCAGGCCGGCGAAGGCTGCCGTTGGCTGCTGGCCCATCGGCTCGGCGCCTATCCCGCCGCCCTCGCGATTCTCACCCTCGCGGTGGGCTCGCTGTTCACCGGACCGGCTGCACCAGGCCCTCGCCCCCTGGCGCTGACCTCGGGCCTGCTGGTCATGGCCCAGGTCGTGCTCGGTGTCCAGACCCTGCGCCTGCAGCTGCAGGTTCCGGCCGTGACGATCGCCCATCAGCTGCTGGCGGGGCTTCTGGTGGCCCTGCTCGGCGCCCTGCTGGGGCGCTGCCTGCTGGGGCTCGCCCCGCTGCGTCAACCCACCCTGGAGGCTGTCCATGGTTAG
- a CDS encoding heme o synthase: MVSATALSPDRDQPISPPAAGSAAGSIRPSVRLPAWLEVAKPRLIPLLLATTLGGMALSAGPPPSPGTVMATLTGGALAAAAAGVLNCLWEEELDGRMQRTSRRALPSGRLARRQAFALAVLLTLAATSLLVLVVNPLAASLSLLGLCSYVLLYTALLKPRTPQNIVIGGVAGAIPPLVGAAAVSGVLGWSAWWLFALVMVWTPPHFWSLALLLREDYRSVGIPMLPVVHGVPLTVREIQRYSWVTAGLSLLGAMALPAGGLLYALLAIPFNARLLQLSGRLADDPHDNRRARDLFRWSILYLFGLCLLLLLARLPQAQELGLSLLTSNWPPLPAGIAA; this comes from the coding sequence ATGGTTAGCGCCACCGCCCTCAGTCCCGACCGCGATCAACCCATTTCCCCGCCTGCAGCCGGCTCCGCTGCCGGCTCGATCCGCCCCTCCGTGCGCCTGCCTGCCTGGCTCGAGGTGGCGAAACCCCGGCTGATCCCCCTGCTTCTGGCCACCACCCTGGGAGGCATGGCCCTGAGCGCCGGTCCACCCCCGAGCCCCGGCACGGTCATGGCCACCCTCACCGGGGGTGCGCTGGCCGCCGCGGCAGCAGGCGTTCTCAACTGCCTCTGGGAAGAGGAGCTCGATGGCCGCATGCAGCGCACCAGCCGCCGTGCCCTGCCCTCCGGCCGCCTGGCCAGGCGTCAGGCCTTCGCGCTGGCGGTGCTGCTGACCCTGGCGGCCACCTCCCTGCTGGTGCTGGTGGTGAATCCGCTGGCCGCCTCCCTCTCCCTGCTGGGCCTGTGCAGCTACGTGCTGCTGTACACCGCCCTGCTCAAGCCCCGCACGCCGCAGAACATTGTCATCGGCGGGGTGGCCGGCGCCATCCCCCCCCTGGTGGGTGCAGCGGCGGTCAGCGGCGTCCTGGGCTGGTCGGCCTGGTGGCTGTTCGCCCTGGTCATGGTCTGGACGCCACCCCACTTCTGGTCCCTGGCGCTGCTGCTGCGCGAGGACTACCGCTCGGTGGGCATCCCGATGCTGCCGGTGGTGCACGGCGTGCCGCTCACCGTGCGTGAGATCCAGCGCTACAGCTGGGTGACAGCAGGCCTCAGCCTGCTCGGGGCCATGGCCCTGCCGGCGGGAGGACTGCTCTATGCCCTGCTGGCGATCCCCTTCAATGCCCGCCTGCTGCAGCTGAGCGGCCGCCTGGCCGACGATCCCCACGACAACCGCCGGGCCCGCGATCTGTTCCGCTGGTCGATTCTCTATCTCTTCGGCCTCTGCCTGCTGCTGCTGCTGGCGCGGCTGCCCCAGGCCCAGGAGCTGGGCCTGTCCTTGCTGACCTCAAACTGGCCCCCGCTCCCGGCCGGCATCGCTGCCTAG
- a CDS encoding ABC transporter ATP-binding protein, protein MIELQHLSKRYGGRKSQPVQALDDLSLSVPAGCLYGLLGPNGAGKTTALRILCTLLAPDAGSVRVAGLDALDAPRGVRRLLGYVAQEVALDKILTGRELLSLQGDLYHLRPAERDRRIAELSDLLGMGDWIDRRCGSYSGGMRRRLDLAAGLLHRPQVLVLDEPTVGLDIESRAAIWQVLRQLRDQGTTVLLSSHYLEEVDALADRLAILEAGRVIAEGTPAELKADLGGDRVTLRVREFSDEGEATQVQNLLRSCPGVREVVINRAQGHSLNLVVENGEAIETLRRQLAEADLPVFSLAQSRPSLDDVYLRATGRTLMDAELSVAGLRDPKTERKQTMR, encoded by the coding sequence TTGATCGAGCTGCAGCACCTCAGCAAGCGTTACGGCGGGCGCAAGAGCCAACCGGTCCAGGCCCTCGACGACCTGTCCCTCAGCGTTCCCGCCGGCTGTCTCTACGGCCTTCTCGGTCCCAACGGTGCCGGCAAGACGACCGCCCTGCGCATCCTCTGCACCCTGCTGGCACCCGATGCCGGCTCGGTGCGGGTGGCGGGGCTCGATGCCCTGGACGCCCCCCGCGGCGTGCGCCGTCTGCTGGGTTATGTCGCCCAGGAGGTGGCCCTCGACAAGATTCTCACGGGCCGGGAACTGCTCTCCCTCCAGGGCGATCTGTATCACCTGCGCCCGGCCGAGCGGGACCGCCGCATCGCCGAACTGAGTGACCTGCTGGGGATGGGCGACTGGATCGACCGCCGCTGCGGCAGCTATTCCGGTGGCATGCGCCGCCGCCTCGATCTGGCCGCAGGCCTGCTGCACCGGCCCCAGGTGCTGGTTCTCGACGAGCCCACCGTCGGCCTCGACATCGAGAGCCGTGCCGCCATCTGGCAGGTGCTCAGGCAGCTGCGCGACCAAGGCACCACGGTGCTGCTCAGCAGCCATTACCTCGAGGAGGTGGATGCCCTGGCCGACCGCCTGGCGATTCTTGAAGCCGGCCGCGTCATCGCCGAAGGCACGCCGGCGGAGCTCAAGGCCGACCTGGGTGGGGACCGCGTCACCCTGCGGGTGCGCGAGTTCAGCGATGAAGGCGAGGCCACCCAGGTGCAGAACCTGCTGCGCAGCTGTCCTGGGGTGCGCGAAGTGGTGATCAACCGTGCCCAGGGCCATTCGCTCAACCTGGTCGTGGAGAACGGCGAGGCGATCGAGACCCTGCGGCGCCAGCTGGCGGAAGCCGATCTGCCGGTGTTCTCGCTGGCCCAGAGCCGCCCCAGTCTCGATGACGTCTACCTGCGGGCCACCGGCCGCACGCTGATGGATGCCGAGCTGTCGGTGGCCGGCCTGCGCGACCCGAAGACCGAACGCAAACAGACCATGCGCTGA